From the genome of Spirochaetae bacterium HGW-Spirochaetae-1, one region includes:
- a CDS encoding pyruvate, phosphate dikinase encodes MAKRVYVFGGGKSEGKADMKNLLGGKGANLAEMSNLGIPVPAGFTITTEVCTEYYDNNKQYSAGLKTEVETALKEVEKIMGAKFNDPENPLLLSVRSGARVSMPGMMDTVLNLGLNDETVQGIIRKSGNERFGWDSYRRFVQMYGDVVMDMKPENKEDIDPFEEIMDHLKEEKGVKQDLELTVDDLKELVKRFKAMIKKRLGVDFPTDPWEQLWGAIGAVFGSWHNDRAVLYRKMSGYDDSWGTAVNVQAMVFGNMGEDCATGVAFTRDPANGDNRFYGEYLINAQGEDVVAGIRTPQQVTVVGSQLWAKDNGVSDSDRKNKYPSLEETMPTVYKTLVDVYTKLEKHYKDMQDIEFTIQNEKLWMLQTRNGKRTAAAAVNIAVDMVNEGLIDKKTALLRISPDSLDQLLHPTFDPAAQRKVIARGLPASPGAGTGKVVFHADDADEMNKKGEKVILVRIETSPEDLKGMSAAQGILTQRGGQTSHAAVVARGMGKCCVSGCGSLDISYSKKEIRVGGNVIKEGEYISIDGTTGDVMMGEVPTIDAELSGNFGIIMQWSDEMKRLAIRTNADTPHDAQVARNFGAQGIGLCRTEHMFFEGDRIKAVREMILADDLKGRKKALEKLLPIQRGDFYGILKAMEGFGVTIRLLDPPLHEFVPHEEAQQKEMAKEMGISAEAVKAKVEALHEFNPMLGHRGCRLGITYPEITEMQARAIFEAACQLKSEGVNVKPEVMVPLVGAVKELSLQKEIIVQTAEKVMAEKGIKVDYMVGTMIEIPRAALTADEIAKEAQFFSFGTNDLTQMTFGYSRDDSGTFLPEYVDKKILAADPFRVLDQEGVGQLVKMGVEKGRSVKKDLKVGICGEHGGEPSSIEFCHKVGLDYVSCSPFRVPIARLAAAQAAIKNG; translated from the coding sequence ATGGCAAAACGAGTTTATGTATTTGGCGGCGGCAAGTCCGAGGGAAAAGCCGATATGAAAAATCTCCTTGGCGGAAAAGGGGCCAACCTTGCCGAGATGTCCAATCTGGGTATACCTGTTCCTGCCGGTTTTACCATCACCACCGAGGTTTGCACTGAATATTATGATAATAACAAGCAGTATTCCGCAGGACTGAAGACAGAAGTTGAAACTGCGTTGAAAGAAGTCGAAAAGATCATGGGCGCAAAATTCAATGATCCAGAGAATCCTCTCCTCCTTTCGGTCCGATCGGGAGCGCGCGTTTCAATGCCCGGCATGATGGACACGGTTCTGAACCTGGGACTCAATGATGAAACGGTGCAGGGCATTATCAGAAAATCCGGCAATGAGCGTTTCGGATGGGACTCCTACCGGCGTTTTGTACAGATGTACGGCGATGTTGTCATGGATATGAAACCGGAGAACAAGGAAGATATCGACCCCTTCGAGGAAATCATGGATCACCTCAAAGAAGAGAAGGGAGTAAAACAGGATCTGGAGCTTACCGTTGATGATCTGAAGGAACTGGTGAAACGCTTCAAGGCCATGATCAAAAAACGTCTCGGCGTTGATTTCCCCACGGACCCGTGGGAGCAGCTCTGGGGCGCCATTGGAGCCGTTTTCGGTTCCTGGCACAATGACCGAGCCGTTCTTTATAGAAAAATGAGCGGCTATGATGACAGCTGGGGAACGGCAGTCAATGTTCAGGCCATGGTTTTTGGCAACATGGGTGAAGACTGCGCCACGGGTGTTGCCTTCACACGCGACCCGGCCAATGGAGATAACCGTTTCTATGGAGAATATCTTATCAATGCCCAGGGCGAGGACGTTGTGGCGGGCATCAGGACTCCGCAGCAGGTAACCGTGGTCGGTTCCCAGTTATGGGCCAAGGATAATGGAGTGTCCGATTCCGACCGCAAGAACAAATACCCCTCACTTGAGGAGACCATGCCGACAGTATACAAAACCCTGGTGGATGTGTATACCAAACTGGAAAAGCATTATAAGGATATGCAGGATATTGAATTCACGATCCAAAACGAGAAACTCTGGATGCTTCAGACCCGGAACGGCAAACGGACTGCGGCAGCCGCGGTAAACATCGCCGTTGACATGGTGAATGAGGGCCTCATAGACAAGAAGACGGCTCTTCTCAGGATCAGCCCCGATTCCCTTGACCAGCTCCTTCATCCCACCTTTGATCCCGCGGCGCAAAGGAAGGTTATCGCCAGGGGACTGCCGGCTTCTCCCGGAGCGGGGACAGGCAAGGTGGTGTTCCATGCCGATGACGCCGATGAGATGAATAAGAAAGGAGAAAAGGTAATCCTGGTAAGGATTGAAACATCCCCCGAGGACCTGAAGGGCATGAGCGCAGCACAGGGAATTCTGACCCAGCGCGGCGGTCAGACCTCACACGCTGCTGTTGTTGCGCGCGGTATGGGCAAATGCTGCGTATCGGGCTGCGGCTCCCTGGATATCAGTTACAGTAAAAAGGAGATCCGTGTCGGCGGAAATGTTATCAAAGAAGGAGAATATATCTCCATAGACGGAACAACGGGTGATGTGATGATGGGCGAGGTTCCCACGATTGACGCGGAGCTTTCCGGCAATTTCGGTATCATCATGCAGTGGTCCGATGAAATGAAGCGTCTTGCTATCAGGACAAACGCCGATACTCCCCATGACGCACAGGTTGCCCGCAATTTCGGCGCCCAGGGTATAGGCCTCTGCCGCACCGAACATATGTTTTTCGAGGGAGATCGCATCAAAGCGGTCCGCGAGATGATTCTTGCCGATGACCTGAAGGGCAGGAAGAAGGCGCTGGAGAAACTGCTCCCCATACAGCGCGGCGATTTTTACGGCATCCTGAAGGCCATGGAGGGATTCGGCGTGACCATTCGTCTCCTCGATCCCCCTCTTCATGAATTCGTTCCCCATGAAGAGGCACAGCAGAAGGAAATGGCCAAAGAGATGGGCATATCGGCTGAAGCGGTAAAAGCCAAGGTGGAAGCACTTCACGAATTCAATCCCATGCTGGGACACCGCGGCTGCCGTCTCGGAATCACCTATCCGGAAATTACCGAAATGCAGGCACGTGCAATATTTGAAGCGGCATGCCAGCTTAAATCCGAGGGTGTGAATGTGAAACCCGAGGTAATGGTGCCGCTTGTTGGTGCCGTGAAGGAACTTTCCCTGCAGAAGGAAATAATCGTTCAGACGGCAGAAAAGGTCATGGCAGAGAAGGGCATCAAGGTCGATTACATGGTGGGAACCATGATCGAGATTCCCAGGGCCGCTCTTACCGCCGATGAGATCGCAAAAGAAGCACAATTCTTCTCATTCGGCACCAATGACCTTACCCAGATGACCTTCGGCTACAGCCGCGACGACTCCGGAACGTTTCTCCCGGAATATGTCGATAAGAAAATACTTGCCGCCGATCCCTTCCGTGTTCTGGACCAGGAA
- a CDS encoding sensor domain-containing diguanylate cyclase, producing MPEKDFDEKNNSFAAGNMSMYERKVQEHERKIYDLKNLINLGISLSSNLDFESLVESILYSCIGQLFLDKVVILLQVDIDVDNYYIHMAKGYDEEFNRDRIILKSDSPLLKALSENPFPSLFDELMQNSDLTGDLNELSMLQPNLIVPMKSKNSLNGLIILGSKLTGESITYSEIEFLQDLAKFAAIAVENSRLYRMATLDRMTRLFIHHYFQERLVEEIKRSNRGKTPLTIIMSDIDHFKKFNDTYGHQQGDIVLKEAARLFRNNTRSIDIPARYGGEEFAIILPETDLTAGINIAKRLRQVIEEHEFPGQDTPLHVTISLGVAMYNPEIDFDKKDLIGRADSAMYKAKESGRNKVVAHKG from the coding sequence ATGCCAGAGAAAGATTTTGATGAAAAAAATAATTCCTTCGCTGCCGGGAACATGTCCATGTATGAACGGAAAGTACAGGAGCATGAGCGGAAGATTTATGACCTTAAAAACCTGATCAACCTGGGAATCAGCCTTTCCTCCAACCTGGACTTTGAGAGCCTGGTGGAATCAATCCTTTACAGCTGCATTGGTCAGTTGTTTCTTGATAAAGTGGTCATTCTCCTCCAGGTGGACATCGACGTGGACAACTACTATATACATATGGCCAAGGGTTACGATGAGGAATTCAACAGAGATCGTATAATTCTGAAAAGCGATTCCCCTCTCCTCAAGGCTCTGTCTGAAAATCCCTTTCCCTCTCTTTTCGATGAACTCATGCAGAACAGTGACCTAACCGGTGATCTCAATGAACTCTCCATGCTGCAGCCCAATCTGATTGTACCTATGAAATCAAAAAACTCTCTCAATGGATTGATCATTCTCGGCAGCAAACTCACGGGCGAATCAATAACGTATAGTGAAATTGAATTTCTTCAGGATCTGGCAAAATTTGCGGCCATTGCCGTGGAGAATTCACGTCTCTACCGGATGGCGACTCTGGACCGGATGACCCGTCTCTTCATACATCACTATTTCCAGGAACGGCTCGTCGAGGAAATCAAACGTTCCAACAGGGGGAAGACTCCCCTTACCATCATCATGTCCGATATCGATCATTTTAAAAAATTCAATGACACCTACGGACATCAACAGGGTGATATCGTCCTCAAAGAGGCGGCACGGCTCTTCAGGAACAACACACGAAGTATCGACATACCCGCGCGCTACGGGGGAGAGGAGTTCGCCATTATACTGCCGGAAACAGATCTGACGGCAGGGATCAATATCGCAAAGCGCCTCCGACAGGTTATCGAGGAGCATGAATTCCCCGGACAGGACACACCCCTGCATGTCACTATCAGCCTCGGTGTGGCCATGTATAATCCCGAAATTGATTTTGATAAAAAAGACCTTATCGGCCGCGCCGATTCCGCCATGTACAAGGCAAAGGAATCGGGCAGGAACAAGGTCGTTGCCCATAAAGGCTGA